Proteins found in one Neomonachus schauinslandi chromosome 1, ASM220157v2, whole genome shotgun sequence genomic segment:
- the RAD23A gene encoding UV excision repair protein RAD23 homolog A isoform X3, with translation MAVTITLKTLQQQTFKIRMEPDETVKVLKEKIEAEKGRDAFPVAGQKLIYAGKILSDDVPIRDYRIDEKNFVVVMVTKAKTSPGTSVPPEASPTAAPESSTSFPPAPASGMSHPPPTAREDKSPSEESVPTTSPESVSGSVPSSGSSGREEDAASTLVTGSEYETMLTEIMSMGYERERVVAALRASYNNPHRAVEYLLTGIPGSPEPEHSSVQESQVSEQPATEGAGENPLEFLRDQPQFQNMRQVIQQNPALLPALLQQLGQENPQLLQLKALGFPESLVIQAYFACEKNENLAANFLLSQNFDDE, from the exons ATGGCCGTCACCATCACGCTCAAAACGCTGCAGCAGCAGACCTTCAAAATCCGCATGGAGCCTGACGAGACG GTGAAGGTGCTGAAGGAAAAGATAGAAGCTGAGAAGGGTCGTGATGCCTTCCCCGTGGCTGGACAGAAACTTATTTATGCTGGCAAGATCCTGAGTGATGACGTGCCCATCAGGGACTATCGCATTGATGAGAAGAACTTTGTGGTCGTTATGGTGACCAAG GCCAAAACTAGCCCAGGCACCTCAGTACCCCCAGAAGCCTCACCCACTGCTGCCCCGGAGTCCTCCACATCCTTTCCTCCGGCCCCTGCCTCAGGCAtgtcccatcccccacctactgCCAGAGAGGACAAGAGCCCATCGGAGGAATCAGTCCCCACGACATCCCCGGAGTCCGTGTCAGG CTCTGTTCCCTCTTCAGGTAGCAGCGGGCGAGAGGAAGACGCGGCATCCACGCTAG TGACTGGTTCTGAGTATGAGACGATGCTGACAGAGATTATGTCCATGGGATATGAGCGGGAGCGGGTCGTGGCCGCCCTGAGAGCCAGCTACAACAACCCCCACCGAGCCGTGGAGTATCTACTCACG GGAATTCCTGGGAGCCCCGAGCCAGAACATAGTTCTGTCCAGGAGAGCCAGGTGTCGGAGCAGCCAGCCACAGAAGGAG CAGGAGAGAACCCCCTGGAGTTCCTGCGGGACCAGCCCCAGTTCCAGAACATGCGGCAGGTGATTCAGCAGAACCCGGCACTGTTGCCTGCCCTGCTCCAGCAGCTGGGCCAAGAGAATCCTCAGCTTTTGCAG TTGAAAGCCCTGGGCTTCCCAGAGAGCTTGGTGATCCAGGCCTACTTCGCTTGTGAAAAAAACGAGAACTTGGCTGCCAACTTCCTTCTGAGTCAGAACTTTGATGACGAGTGA
- the RAD23A gene encoding UV excision repair protein RAD23 homolog A isoform X2 codes for MAVTITLKTLQQQTFKIRMEPDETVKVLKEKIEAEKGRDAFPVAGQKLIYAGKILSDDVPIRDYRIDEKNFVVVMVTKAKTSPGTSVPPEASPTAAPESSTSFPPAPASGMSHPPPTAREDKSPSEESVPTTSPESVSGSVPSSGSSGREEDAASTLVTGSEYETMLTEIMSMGYERERVVAALRASYNNPHRAVEYLLTGIPGSPEPEHSSVQESQVSEQPATEGGENPLEFLRDQPQFQNMRQVIQQNPALLPALLQQLGQENPQLLQQISRHQEQFIQMLNEPPGELADISDVEGEVGAIGEEAPQMNYIQVTPQEKEAIERLKALGFPESLVIQAYFACEKNENLAANFLLSQNFDDE; via the exons ATGGCCGTCACCATCACGCTCAAAACGCTGCAGCAGCAGACCTTCAAAATCCGCATGGAGCCTGACGAGACG GTGAAGGTGCTGAAGGAAAAGATAGAAGCTGAGAAGGGTCGTGATGCCTTCCCCGTGGCTGGACAGAAACTTATTTATGCTGGCAAGATCCTGAGTGATGACGTGCCCATCAGGGACTATCGCATTGATGAGAAGAACTTTGTGGTCGTTATGGTGACCAAG GCCAAAACTAGCCCAGGCACCTCAGTACCCCCAGAAGCCTCACCCACTGCTGCCCCGGAGTCCTCCACATCCTTTCCTCCGGCCCCTGCCTCAGGCAtgtcccatcccccacctactgCCAGAGAGGACAAGAGCCCATCGGAGGAATCAGTCCCCACGACATCCCCGGAGTCCGTGTCAGG CTCTGTTCCCTCTTCAGGTAGCAGCGGGCGAGAGGAAGACGCGGCATCCACGCTAG TGACTGGTTCTGAGTATGAGACGATGCTGACAGAGATTATGTCCATGGGATATGAGCGGGAGCGGGTCGTGGCCGCCCTGAGAGCCAGCTACAACAACCCCCACCGAGCCGTGGAGTATCTACTCACG GGAATTCCTGGGAGCCCCGAGCCAGAACATAGTTCTGTCCAGGAGAGCCAGGTGTCGGAGCAGCCAGCCACAGAAGGAG GAGAGAACCCCCTGGAGTTCCTGCGGGACCAGCCCCAGTTCCAGAACATGCGGCAGGTGATTCAGCAGAACCCGGCACTGTTGCCTGCCCTGCTCCAGCAGCTGGGCCAAGAGAATCCTCAGCTTTTGCAG CAAATTAGTCGGCACCAGGAGCAGTTCATCCAGATGCTCAATGAGCCCCCCGGGGAGCTGGCAGACATCTCTGATGTGGAGGGTGAGGTGGGCGCCATAGGTGAGGAGGCTCCGCAGATGAACTACATCCAGGTGACACCACAGGAGAAAGAAGCTATAGAGAGG TTGAAAGCCCTGGGCTTCCCAGAGAGCTTGGTGATCCAGGCCTACTTCGCTTGTGAAAAAAACGAGAACTTGGCTGCCAACTTCCTTCTGAGTCAGAACTTTGATGACGAGTGA
- the GADD45GIP1 gene encoding growth arrest and DNA damage-inducible proteins-interacting protein 1 has protein sequence MAVPVRRARSLLELPAILGRGSRDYRAPPPPRRSPGPWWPDPDDPLTPRWQLGPRYAAKQFARHGAASGVAAGSLWPSREQLRELEAEEREWCPSLAAMQESLRVQQLAEEQKRQAREQLIAERMAKMPQMIENWRRQQQERREREQADKERRARLQAEAQERLGYHVDPRSARFQELLQDLEKQQRKRLKEEKQRQKKEARAAALAAAATPDSAASVAPRS, from the exons ATGGCGGTGCCCGTGCGGCGGGCGCGCAGCCTGCTCGAGCTGCCGGCGATCCTGGGCCGGGGCTCCCGTGACTACCGGGCGCCGCCGCCCCCACGCCGCTCGCCAGGGCCCTGGTGGCCGGACCCGGACGACCCGCTGACCCCGCGCTGGCAGCTGGGGCCGCGCTACGCGGCCAAGCAGTTCGCGCGGCACGGCGCCGCCTCCGGGGTGGCCGCCGGTTCGCTATGGCCGTCGCGGGAGCAGCTGCGCGAACTGGAGGCTGAGGAGCGCGAATGGTGCCCGAGCCTGGCGGCCATGCAGGAGTCGCTGCGGGTGCAGCAGCTGGCAGAGGAGCAGAAGCGTCAGGCCAG GGAGCAGCTCATTGCAGAGAGAATGGCCAAGATGCCACAGATGATTGAGAActggcggcggcagcagcaggagCGCAGGGAACGGGAGCAGGCAGACAAGGAGCGGCGGGCCCGGCTGCAGGCTGAGGCCCAGGAACGCCTGGGCTACCATGTGGACCCGAGGAGTGCCCGCTTCCAGGAGCTGCTGCAGGACCTGGAGAAGCAGCAGCGCAAACGCCTCAAGGaggagaaacaaagacagaagaaggaggCCCGAGCTGCTGCACTGGCTGCTGCTGCGACCCCAGACTCGGCAGCCTCCGTGGCACCCAGGTCCTGA
- the RAD23A gene encoding UV excision repair protein RAD23 homolog A isoform X1, with the protein MAVTITLKTLQQQTFKIRMEPDETVKVLKEKIEAEKGRDAFPVAGQKLIYAGKILSDDVPIRDYRIDEKNFVVVMVTKAKTSPGTSVPPEASPTAAPESSTSFPPAPASGMSHPPPTAREDKSPSEESVPTTSPESVSGSVPSSGSSGREEDAASTLVTGSEYETMLTEIMSMGYERERVVAALRASYNNPHRAVEYLLTGIPGSPEPEHSSVQESQVSEQPATEGAGENPLEFLRDQPQFQNMRQVIQQNPALLPALLQQLGQENPQLLQQISRHQEQFIQMLNEPPGELADISDVEGEVGAIGEEAPQMNYIQVTPQEKEAIERLKALGFPESLVIQAYFACEKNENLAANFLLSQNFDDE; encoded by the exons ATGGCCGTCACCATCACGCTCAAAACGCTGCAGCAGCAGACCTTCAAAATCCGCATGGAGCCTGACGAGACG GTGAAGGTGCTGAAGGAAAAGATAGAAGCTGAGAAGGGTCGTGATGCCTTCCCCGTGGCTGGACAGAAACTTATTTATGCTGGCAAGATCCTGAGTGATGACGTGCCCATCAGGGACTATCGCATTGATGAGAAGAACTTTGTGGTCGTTATGGTGACCAAG GCCAAAACTAGCCCAGGCACCTCAGTACCCCCAGAAGCCTCACCCACTGCTGCCCCGGAGTCCTCCACATCCTTTCCTCCGGCCCCTGCCTCAGGCAtgtcccatcccccacctactgCCAGAGAGGACAAGAGCCCATCGGAGGAATCAGTCCCCACGACATCCCCGGAGTCCGTGTCAGG CTCTGTTCCCTCTTCAGGTAGCAGCGGGCGAGAGGAAGACGCGGCATCCACGCTAG TGACTGGTTCTGAGTATGAGACGATGCTGACAGAGATTATGTCCATGGGATATGAGCGGGAGCGGGTCGTGGCCGCCCTGAGAGCCAGCTACAACAACCCCCACCGAGCCGTGGAGTATCTACTCACG GGAATTCCTGGGAGCCCCGAGCCAGAACATAGTTCTGTCCAGGAGAGCCAGGTGTCGGAGCAGCCAGCCACAGAAGGAG CAGGAGAGAACCCCCTGGAGTTCCTGCGGGACCAGCCCCAGTTCCAGAACATGCGGCAGGTGATTCAGCAGAACCCGGCACTGTTGCCTGCCCTGCTCCAGCAGCTGGGCCAAGAGAATCCTCAGCTTTTGCAG CAAATTAGTCGGCACCAGGAGCAGTTCATCCAGATGCTCAATGAGCCCCCCGGGGAGCTGGCAGACATCTCTGATGTGGAGGGTGAGGTGGGCGCCATAGGTGAGGAGGCTCCGCAGATGAACTACATCCAGGTGACACCACAGGAGAAAGAAGCTATAGAGAGG TTGAAAGCCCTGGGCTTCCCAGAGAGCTTGGTGATCCAGGCCTACTTCGCTTGTGAAAAAAACGAGAACTTGGCTGCCAACTTCCTTCTGAGTCAGAACTTTGATGACGAGTGA